In Bacteroidota bacterium, one genomic interval encodes:
- a CDS encoding ABC transporter substrate-binding protein produces MKIRTFIGIDDTDNLESRGTGFRARQLGETIEAAGLGTLICVTRHQLLVNPAIPYTSHNSSASLLIETAAPADELIEHCRNFLLRESADGSDAGLCIASESSISEKIIEWGQRAKKEVLFSKDAHTIAHDAGIFLEGLTGEKIGVIGSLAAIGLRKWGNDGRVLWLRNLRELRGIIPAKDLITQLGLDALTDKNGVELPPDATIDTGQWMRPVMVHNKITIFAERKTDYGTNEWQIASKDFIKGISE; encoded by the coding sequence ATGAAAATCCGCACCTTCATTGGCATTGACGATACCGACAATCTTGAAAGCAGGGGAACCGGATTCCGCGCACGCCAATTGGGTGAAACAATTGAGGCCGCGGGACTGGGAACATTGATTTGTGTTACCCGGCATCAACTGCTTGTTAACCCTGCAATTCCCTATACTTCACACAACAGCAGTGCCAGTTTGCTTATTGAAACTGCAGCGCCTGCCGATGAACTTATTGAACACTGCCGCAATTTTCTGTTACGCGAAAGCGCCGATGGCTCTGATGCAGGTTTATGCATTGCTTCCGAAAGCAGTATCAGCGAAAAAATTATTGAATGGGGTCAGCGTGCAAAAAAGGAAGTCCTTTTTAGCAAAGATGCCCACACTATTGCTCATGATGCAGGCATTTTTCTTGAAGGACTTACAGGGGAGAAAATAGGTGTAATAGGCTCGCTTGCCGCAATAGGATTGCGCAAATGGGGTAACGACGGGCGTGTGCTCTGGCTCAGAAATCTCAGAGAACTGCGGGGAATAATTCCTGCAAAAGACCTGATAACACAACTTGGTCTGGACGCTCTTACCGATAAAAACGGTGTTGAACTACCCCCTGATGCTACGATTGACACAGGCCAGTGGATGCGGCCTGTGATGGTTCACAATAAGATTACTATTTTTGCAGAAAGGAAAACGGATTATGGAACAAATGAATGGCAGATTGCTTCCAAGGACTTTATCAAAGGTATCAGCGAATAG
- a CDS encoding TonB-dependent receptor, whose translation MNKSQYIKLFTVVTWIIMFMLITNITYAQLSGRITDYSTGKKLAGANIIIRELNTGQVSDSSGSFSFHNIVPGKYHITMSFVGYLTYTRSIRIEANKPRTLSIALLPAVSEISTVVVTATRSERDENDIPSRVDVITKGQIERSAGITADEILASIPGVYSSRDYGLANKSGNVSMRGLNRNVQTLILVDGVPYTLIDGGASGWNRINPETIERIEILKGPDSYMYGSNAMGGVINIITKRPVKPISGMARAFYGSWNTIGGFASLQGKTGKKIRGFYWSADGFYRKSDGYLMKPDSTEMWYDIKAKFNEYNAGIIAGYRINSTSYIEAGYTYAYDWRSTGIRYYEPDGSFTNYYDHVARIKYHGNIKKISLDANAFYKKEESYKQSEGVKKKTGAYTFSNTESPSEDYGLWTAAGIPVFKNNLLTVGIDVKRGSVKSSDIYRTSTDTVSYSGKLDYAAFLMQDEGWLFNNKLKFLAGLRYDYVRFYAGDFLIKAPSLTTVFLAPFAKQYSEKEWTAVSPKLSVKYILNKSDNVYLSYSKGFRPATLSDLCKTGDVEKGFKIANTGLIPEKINSIELGGNFILLKNLSLQPTLYYSVGKDFQYFVATGDSMATTGETEKPVIMRRNINTAVISGAELALRYIFIKNIELYLAYTWNSAKIKDFTTDSISPSDLSGKILVESPEHIIFSGIYWSNRYISVSVNYKYRSKVWIDDENTLSMTPRSQFDAKITGRFSRHLTASVTTQNVLNKIFTDSKGLPGPGRIITTDITFNF comes from the coding sequence ATGAACAAGAGTCAGTATATAAAACTGTTTACCGTAGTTACTTGGATTATCATGTTTATGTTAATTACCAATATTACTTATGCTCAATTATCGGGACGCATTACTGATTATTCCACCGGAAAAAAACTTGCCGGAGCCAACATCATTATCCGCGAACTGAACACAGGCCAGGTTTCGGATTCATCAGGGAGTTTTTCATTTCACAACATAGTGCCGGGAAAATACCATATAACGATGTCGTTTGTTGGCTATCTAACGTATACTCGCAGTATCCGGATTGAAGCAAATAAGCCGAGAACTCTAAGCATTGCGCTGCTGCCTGCTGTTTCAGAAATATCAACCGTAGTTGTGACTGCAACACGAAGTGAACGCGATGAAAACGATATTCCGTCGCGCGTGGATGTGATAACTAAGGGCCAAATTGAACGCTCAGCAGGTATTACTGCTGATGAAATACTTGCATCAATACCGGGAGTATACTCAAGCCGCGATTACGGTCTCGCCAATAAATCGGGCAATGTGAGTATGCGCGGACTCAATAGAAATGTTCAGACACTTATTCTTGTTGATGGTGTGCCATACACACTTATTGACGGCGGCGCTTCCGGATGGAACCGCATCAATCCTGAAACTATTGAGCGCATTGAAATATTGAAAGGACCCGATTCGTATATGTATGGCAGCAATGCCATGGGAGGCGTTATCAACATCATCACCAAAAGACCGGTAAAACCAATTTCCGGCATGGCACGGGCATTTTACGGAAGCTGGAACACCATCGGCGGTTTTGCCTCGTTGCAGGGAAAAACGGGTAAAAAAATACGTGGTTTTTACTGGTCGGCCGATGGCTTCTACCGAAAATCAGACGGCTATTTAATGAAACCTGATTCAACGGAAATGTGGTATGATATAAAAGCAAAATTTAACGAATACAATGCAGGGATAATCGCCGGATACCGGATAAATTCAACTTCTTACATTGAGGCAGGATACACGTATGCTTATGACTGGCGCAGTACGGGCATCCGGTATTATGAGCCTGACGGTTCATTTACTAATTATTATGACCACGTTGCACGGATTAAATATCACGGAAATATTAAGAAAATTTCACTTGACGCTAATGCTTTCTATAAAAAAGAAGAATCGTACAAACAAAGTGAAGGAGTAAAAAAGAAAACAGGTGCCTATACGTTTTCAAATACCGAATCGCCCTCAGAAGATTACGGATTGTGGACGGCTGCAGGGATTCCAGTTTTCAAAAACAATCTGCTAACAGTAGGTATTGATGTTAAACGGGGTTCGGTTAAAAGCAGCGATATTTACCGAACTTCAACGGATACGGTCAGCTATTCGGGGAAGTTAGATTATGCCGCATTTTTAATGCAGGACGAGGGTTGGCTGTTTAACAATAAATTGAAATTTTTGGCAGGACTTCGTTATGATTATGTAAGATTTTATGCAGGTGATTTTTTAATTAAAGCGCCCTCACTTACTACCGTTTTTCTTGCTCCTTTTGCCAAGCAATATTCCGAAAAAGAATGGACGGCTGTTAGTCCAAAACTTTCCGTTAAATACATTCTGAATAAATCAGATAACGTATATCTATCGTACAGCAAGGGTTTCAGACCTGCAACACTCAGCGACCTTTGTAAAACGGGCGATGTGGAAAAGGGATTTAAAATTGCCAACACCGGTCTCATACCCGAAAAAATAAACAGTATTGAGCTTGGTGGAAATTTTATATTGCTCAAAAATCTTTCGCTGCAACCCACCCTATATTATTCGGTTGGTAAAGATTTTCAATATTTTGTAGCAACAGGAGATTCCATGGCAACCACAGGAGAAACCGAAAAACCTGTGATTATGCGGAGGAATATCAACACGGCAGTGATTAGCGGAGCAGAGCTCGCACTGCGATATATTTTCATTAAAAACATTGAATTATATCTGGCATATACATGGAACTCAGCCAAAATAAAAGATTTTACAACAGACAGTATTTCACCGTCGGATTTGAGCGGTAAGATACTCGTTGAATCACCCGAACATATTATTTTTTCAGGAATCTACTGGAGTAATCGCTATATAAGCGTTTCCGTAAATTATAAATACCGTAGTAAGGTGTGGATTGATGACGAAAATACACTTTCAATGACACCCCGTTCGCAGTTTGATGCAAAGATTACAGGAAGGTTCAGCCGCCATCTCACAGCATCAGTAACAACTCAGAATGTACTGAATAAAATCTTCACCGACAGCAAAGGATTACCGGGTCCCGGCCGAATTATTACAACAGATATTACATTCAATTTTTAA
- the glp gene encoding gephyrin-like molybdotransferase Glp, producing the protein MISLKDALDRVLANVPVTGTESIRLENCAGRVLAANVVSDVDMPPFNKSAVDGFACLKSDIGKELQVIETVPAGKIPENKVSPGICIKIMTGAMVPEGADFVAMVENSQPLNNGTIRLDAAPGGINICFTAEDVKNGDIVLEKGITVMPQHIAVMAAVGCTEPVVYKKPHITVLSTGDELVEPDCKPGLSQIRNSNASQLMAQVVQAGAEAVYGGIVSDDAEVTFQKISSAVNEFDIVILTGGVSMGDYDFVPDVMKRAGIEIIFHSIAIQPGKPTLFGRKGNKLVFGLPGNPVSSYIAFELIVRPAICRMIGKEYIPVQFNAPLSADFMRRNTSREAIVPVKFIEDGSVEPVSMHGSAHIHALTYANGLMIVPAGTALISKGEMVHVRSL; encoded by the coding sequence ATGATTTCTCTGAAGGATGCTCTTGACAGAGTTTTAGCAAATGTGCCTGTTACAGGAACAGAATCAATAAGGCTTGAAAACTGCGCCGGTCGGGTGCTTGCTGCAAATGTTGTTTCAGACGTTGATATGCCGCCTTTCAATAAATCGGCTGTTGACGGTTTTGCCTGCCTTAAATCGGATATCGGTAAAGAACTACAGGTAATAGAAACTGTTCCTGCCGGAAAGATTCCCGAAAACAAGGTAAGCCCGGGCATTTGTATAAAAATAATGACCGGCGCGATGGTCCCCGAAGGCGCTGATTTTGTTGCCATGGTAGAAAACAGCCAACCTTTGAATAACGGGACTATCAGACTAGACGCGGCTCCGGGAGGAATCAATATTTGCTTTACTGCCGAAGATGTTAAAAATGGAGATATCGTTCTTGAAAAAGGTATTACAGTTATGCCACAGCACATTGCCGTAATGGCTGCCGTTGGCTGCACTGAACCGGTTGTTTATAAAAAACCACACATCACGGTGCTTTCTACGGGTGATGAACTTGTGGAGCCCGATTGCAAGCCGGGTCTTTCACAAATACGGAACAGCAATGCATCACAGCTTATGGCACAGGTTGTGCAAGCCGGTGCAGAAGCCGTTTACGGAGGAATTGTGAGTGACGACGCTGAAGTTACGTTTCAGAAAATATCATCAGCCGTAAATGAATTCGATATTGTAATTCTTACCGGTGGTGTTTCAATGGGCGATTATGATTTTGTACCCGATGTAATGAAACGCGCCGGCATTGAAATAATTTTTCACAGCATCGCTATACAACCTGGGAAACCGACACTTTTCGGGAGAAAAGGGAATAAACTCGTTTTTGGGTTACCCGGCAATCCGGTATCGTCATACATTGCATTTGAGCTGATTGTGCGTCCAGCGATATGCCGCATGATTGGGAAAGAATACATTCCGGTGCAATTCAACGCGCCACTGTCAGCCGACTTCATGAGGCGTAATACAAGCCGGGAAGCCATTGTACCGGTGAAGTTTATTGAAGATGGATCTGTTGAACCTGTAAGCATGCACGGTTCTGCGCATATACATGCACTGACGTATGCAAACGGTCTCATGATAGTTCCTGCAGGCACAGCGCTTATATCAAAAGGAGAAATGGTTCATGTTAGATCATTATAA
- a CDS encoding radical SAM protein, which produces MLDHYNRSINYLRISVTDRCNLRCTYCMPEEGVRQLSHSEILSFEEIEDVVKTAVACGIDKVRLTGGEPLVRKGIVNLVEHIAAIPGIKDLALTTNGTLLEQFAEQLAKAGLKRINISLDTVDPDKFSVITRGGDITHVIRGIAAARKAGLTPIKINCVIDSTSEEPDALGVRTFCENMGLEVRFIHRMSLHKGTFSVVQGGSGGDCVNCNRLRLTANGKIKPCLFNDLEFDVRILGAAEAIRQAIQHKPECGTINNNGAFYNIGG; this is translated from the coding sequence ATGTTAGATCATTATAACAGAAGTATTAATTATTTGCGCATTTCGGTAACCGACCGCTGTAACCTGCGCTGCACCTACTGCATGCCCGAAGAGGGCGTACGGCAGCTCAGTCATTCAGAAATATTGTCATTCGAAGAAATTGAAGACGTTGTTAAAACAGCCGTTGCATGCGGAATAGATAAAGTCCGTTTAACAGGTGGTGAACCTCTCGTTCGCAAAGGTATAGTCAATCTGGTTGAACATATTGCAGCCATTCCGGGAATTAAGGACCTTGCTCTCACTACAAATGGCACATTGCTCGAGCAGTTTGCCGAACAGCTTGCCAAAGCCGGTTTGAAGAGAATTAATATAAGCCTGGATACCGTTGACCCTGATAAATTCAGCGTGATTACGCGGGGCGGAGATATAACCCATGTGATACGCGGCATTGCAGCCGCCCGTAAAGCAGGATTAACTCCCATCAAAATAAACTGCGTTATTGACAGCACATCCGAAGAACCCGATGCGCTTGGTGTGCGCACTTTTTGTGAAAACATGGGATTAGAGGTTCGTTTTATACACAGAATGAGCCTGCACAAAGGAACCTTCAGCGTGGTACAGGGTGGAAGTGGCGGTGATTGCGTCAACTGCAACAGGCTGCGTCTCACAGCTAACGGCAAGATAAAACCCTGTCTGTTCAACGACCTTGAATTTGATGTAAGAATACTGGGTGCTGCAGAGGCCATAAGACAGGCAATTCAACATAAGCCCGAATGCGGTACCATCAATAATAATGGTGCATTTTATAATATTGGCGGATAA
- a CDS encoding T9SS type A sorting domain-containing protein: MNFRCSRLFTAVMMSAALVMLTILNGHAQRLFDNNPKVSDDKHWDNSFGAANSPNGPVYAIFVKDSSIYIGGSFTMAGSINANSIARWDGHQWYALGEGVGGGSGPLAPTVYAITVDNNNHVFAGGNFISAGSMLASNIAMWDGSSWTSLDSGMNAEVKALAVGSAGEIYAGGLFTASGTMPLMHIAQWNGTDWTDVGGGISGSTVNSIAIKGTTVAAAGNFDYAGATTAQNIALWDGSVWSAAGSGTDSTINSITFKGNDLYSGGYFLHSGGVATNYFSKYLTGTWSAIGAGLDYPPACIGYNQTDVFALSSITGAGAYNITKYDCCWDPLGSGLDTVAYALCVNGNDVWAGGPFVQAGGKPSIHFAHWNVTKDFSAGIQEHASAKREIYLFPNPAKETLNINAGNLQQGRYRLEIFSSIGCIVHTAEVEKRSAFFTFEVDVRGLQSGVYTIRLSSEQYTAINRFIVE; this comes from the coding sequence ATGAATTTCCGTTGCTCACGCCTCTTTACTGCAGTCATGATGTCTGCGGCACTTGTAATGTTGACTATTTTAAATGGTCATGCGCAACGATTATTTGATAATAACCCTAAAGTTTCTGATGACAAGCACTGGGACAACAGTTTTGGCGCGGCGAACAGTCCAAATGGTCCGGTGTATGCCATTTTTGTAAAAGACAGCAGTATCTATATCGGCGGCAGCTTTACGATGGCCGGAAGTATAAATGCTAACAGCATTGCTCGCTGGGACGGCCATCAGTGGTATGCTCTGGGCGAAGGCGTTGGCGGAGGCAGCGGTCCTTTAGCACCGACAGTATATGCTATAACCGTTGATAACAATAATCATGTTTTTGCCGGAGGTAATTTCATCTCAGCCGGAAGTATGCTTGCCTCCAATATTGCCATGTGGGATGGCAGCAGCTGGACCTCACTCGATTCAGGAATGAATGCTGAAGTAAAAGCACTGGCTGTTGGAAGCGCGGGAGAAATATACGCCGGAGGTCTGTTTACAGCGTCGGGAACCATGCCGTTAATGCATATTGCCCAATGGAACGGCACAGACTGGACAGATGTTGGCGGTGGCATCAGCGGAAGTACAGTAAATAGTATTGCTATAAAAGGGACAACAGTCGCTGCTGCGGGAAATTTTGATTACGCAGGTGCAACAACCGCGCAAAACATTGCACTTTGGGATGGCTCAGTATGGTCAGCGGCAGGAAGCGGAACTGACTCAACAATCAATTCAATTACGTTTAAAGGAAATGATCTTTACTCCGGCGGATATTTTCTGCACTCGGGCGGTGTTGCCACTAACTATTTTTCTAAATATTTAACGGGAACCTGGTCCGCAATAGGCGCAGGACTGGACTATCCGCCTGCATGTATCGGCTATAACCAAACCGATGTTTTCGCTCTTTCGTCCATTACCGGTGCAGGTGCTTATAATATCACAAAATACGATTGTTGCTGGGATCCTTTGGGCAGTGGTTTGGATACCGTAGCTTACGCATTGTGCGTTAATGGAAATGATGTGTGGGCCGGTGGACCATTTGTACAAGCAGGAGGCAAGCCAAGTATTCATTTCGCACACTGGAATGTAACCAAAGATTTTAGTGCCGGCATCCAGGAACATGCGTCGGCTAAAAGAGAAATTTACTTATTCCCAAATCCTGCAAAAGAAACACTCAATATTAATGCCGGCAACCTGCAACAAGGTCGCTACCGCTTAGAAATTTTCAGTTCAATAGGTTGTATTGTTCACACAGCGGAAGTGGAAAAACGTTCAGCATTTTTCACATTCGAAGTTGATGTTCGCGGATTGCAATCGGGAGTCTATACCATCAGATTAAGTTCTGAACAATATACCGCAATCAACAGGTTCATTGTTGAATAA
- a CDS encoding LysR family transcriptional regulator, whose amino-acid sequence MSDDKFPKYSNIRIDYKIWMSSCDGLEIMDDAKWNLLIAIQEYGSLMAAANKCEISYRKAWGDLKKAEAFLGFQIIEKHRGGKDGGTTALTPDGELLILSYKQFRKDFQESVHQCIIHFKKSLKTNSPTR is encoded by the coding sequence ATGAGCGACGACAAATTCCCGAAGTATTCAAACATACGGATCGATTATAAAATTTGGATGTCGTCGTGCGACGGTCTTGAAATTATGGATGATGCCAAATGGAACCTGCTGATAGCAATTCAGGAATACGGTTCATTGATGGCCGCTGCTAACAAATGTGAGATTAGTTATCGTAAAGCATGGGGTGATCTCAAGAAAGCCGAAGCATTTCTCGGATTCCAGATTATTGAAAAACACCGGGGCGGGAAAGATGGCGGTACAACAGCACTCACTCCCGACGGAGAATTGCTGATACTTTCATACAAACAGTTCCGCAAAGATTTTCAGGAATCGGTACACCAGTGCATCATACATTTTAAAAAATCGCTTAAAACAAATTCTCCCACTCGATGA
- a CDS encoding serine hydrolase, with protein sequence MKIIKKILFWLLVLIVLINLTIVLSGNSYVYKTLYYQYADIDDYTIFENRTVAAGTYIPIPEASSYNKTSPSQELKNYLLETQTTAFLVLKNDSVYYEEYWDGYDKDAVSNSFSVSKSIVSILIGIAIDEGNIKSVDQKVSDFIPEYTNGLNAQLTIRHLLTMSAGFDWDESYNSLFSPTTKAYYGSDLKKIMFDLKVIETPGINFHYQSCNQLVLAYIIEKTCGKTLSEYASEKLWKPLGARHEALWSLDHKNGFEKAYCCFNSNARDFSRIGTLILHNGMFNGKRIVSEEYLKQSKTPSNLIDEDGEHAHYYGYSWWLTHIGSQDVIYAQGISGQFIIVIPESNTVIVRLGKMNMPKDGISAAEYLAQATTEEF encoded by the coding sequence ATGAAAATCATAAAAAAAATATTGTTCTGGCTATTGGTACTGATTGTATTGATAAACCTTACAATTGTTTTAAGCGGTAATTCATACGTATACAAAACGCTCTATTATCAGTACGCAGACATTGACGATTATACTATTTTCGAAAACCGGACTGTCGCGGCCGGCACCTATATTCCTATTCCGGAAGCATCGTCGTATAACAAGACCAGCCCTTCACAAGAATTGAAAAATTATCTTCTTGAGACACAAACAACGGCCTTTCTTGTATTAAAAAATGATTCCGTTTACTACGAAGAATATTGGGATGGATACGATAAAGATGCTGTTTCAAATTCATTTTCTGTGTCTAAAAGCATTGTCAGTATTCTAATCGGAATAGCCATTGATGAGGGCAATATAAAAAGTGTTGACCAAAAAGTTTCAGATTTTATTCCTGAATACACAAATGGTCTGAATGCTCAATTAACCATCAGGCATTTGCTTACCATGAGCGCTGGATTTGACTGGGATGAAAGTTATAACAGCCTGTTTTCACCGACAACAAAGGCTTACTATGGAAGTGACCTGAAAAAAATAATGTTTGATTTGAAAGTTATTGAAACACCCGGAATTAATTTTCATTATCAAAGCTGCAATCAACTGGTTCTTGCATATATTATAGAAAAAACCTGCGGTAAAACCTTGAGTGAATATGCATCTGAAAAATTATGGAAACCGCTGGGTGCACGGCATGAGGCATTATGGAGTCTTGATCATAAAAATGGGTTTGAAAAAGCCTATTGCTGCTTCAATTCCAACGCCCGCGATTTTTCCCGCATTGGAACGCTCATTCTGCATAACGGAATGTTCAATGGTAAAAGAATCGTGTCCGAAGAATATCTGAAACAATCGAAAACACCGTCTAACCTGATTGATGAAGATGGAGAACATGCGCATTATTATGGTTATTCCTGGTGGCTCACGCATATCGGTTCGCAAGATGTAATTTATGCTCAGGGGATAAGTGGACAATTTATTATTGTAATACCAGAAAGTAATACGGTTATTGTTCGACTCGGAAAAATGAATATGCCAAAAGATGGGATTTCAGCAGCGGAGTATCTGGCGCAAGCAACAACAGAAGAATTCTAA
- a CDS encoding molybdenum cofactor synthesis domain-containing protein yields MIIKIESVNISEQKGTVKKPVDKITINAMGVAHDAHAGDWHRQVSMLACESVEKFSKQAGREIGFGEFAENLTVRGMNLVETAPLDIFKFNEVVLEVTQIGKKCHGDNCAIFREVGNCVMPKEGIFCRVINGGELKAGDTGQYEPKVFKIHVITLSDRAYKGVYEDRSGPAIETKAGQYFVDRKRNAEVKRTVIPDNAETLRNLLHELIPVTDFIFTTGGTGIAERDITPETVKPFLTKEIPGIMEMIRVKYGSLKSNALLSRGVAGLAGDTFIFTLPGSLKAVDEYLGEILPMLEHMVYMKAGLDTH; encoded by the coding sequence ATGATAATTAAAATCGAATCAGTAAATATTTCAGAACAAAAAGGCACCGTTAAAAAGCCTGTAGATAAAATCACCATTAATGCAATGGGTGTGGCTCATGACGCTCATGCGGGCGATTGGCACAGACAAGTAAGCATGCTTGCCTGCGAAAGTGTTGAAAAATTCAGCAAACAGGCCGGGCGCGAAATTGGCTTTGGCGAGTTTGCCGAAAACTTAACCGTTCGCGGTATGAACCTTGTAGAAACCGCGCCATTAGACATTTTTAAGTTTAATGAAGTAGTACTCGAAGTTACTCAAATCGGTAAAAAATGCCATGGAGATAATTGCGCCATTTTTAGAGAAGTGGGTAATTGCGTAATGCCAAAAGAAGGAATATTTTGCCGTGTTATAAATGGTGGCGAACTGAAAGCGGGCGATACCGGGCAGTACGAACCAAAAGTATTTAAGATACATGTTATCACTTTGAGTGACCGCGCTTACAAGGGTGTTTATGAAGACCGCAGCGGGCCTGCAATAGAAACAAAAGCAGGACAATATTTTGTTGATAGAAAAAGAAATGCAGAAGTAAAACGCACGGTGATACCAGACAATGCTGAAACCCTTCGCAATCTTTTGCATGAGCTAATCCCTGTTACAGATTTTATTTTCACAACCGGAGGCACCGGAATTGCAGAACGCGACATTACTCCGGAAACAGTAAAACCCTTCCTCACAAAAGAAATTCCGGGCATTATGGAAATGATCCGTGTAAAATACGGCAGCCTTAAATCAAATGCATTGCTGAGCCGTGGTGTGGCAGGACTTGCTGGCGATACATTTATCTTTACCCTCCCCGGAAGCCTAAAAGCTGTTGATGAATACCTTGGTGAGATACTACCTATGCTTGAACATATGGTTTACATGAAAGCCGGACTGGACACGCACTAA
- a CDS encoding T9SS type A sorting domain-containing protein has product MRRLFTLLFILVASINFSFAQDTLVAWTFSAGNETDSVATFAKPMNAASVLRSNGTSAINWTTNGVTGKCAQATDWNNGANAKYWEINFKSIGFMNLTLSSAQRSGGANPGPRDFKVQYKITSGGIWTDVSGLDINTGSGTWTPGTVTDFSLPAALNNLTDMIYLRWIMTTDSATDGNLVLATGISKIDDIFIKAVPDLSAINQNVSAENLLVYPNPATETVNINSVNPVSEIRLFDMHGMLVYSSFNEFTNATISLEGRSSGLYFLQFRVRGIDGVITKKLIVE; this is encoded by the coding sequence ATGAGAAGACTCTTTACATTGCTATTTATTTTGGTGGCATCAATAAATTTTTCGTTTGCACAAGATACTCTTGTAGCATGGACGTTCAGTGCAGGGAATGAAACTGATTCTGTTGCCACTTTCGCAAAGCCAATGAATGCCGCAAGTGTATTGCGCAGTAACGGAACCTCTGCTATCAACTGGACCACCAATGGCGTAACAGGCAAATGTGCACAAGCCACAGACTGGAATAACGGTGCCAATGCCAAATACTGGGAAATAAATTTCAAGAGCATCGGTTTTATGAACCTCACACTTTCGTCGGCCCAGAGATCAGGAGGCGCAAACCCCGGTCCGCGCGATTTCAAAGTTCAGTATAAGATAACTTCCGGCGGCATCTGGACAGATGTATCAGGTCTTGACATTAATACCGGCTCAGGAACCTGGACTCCGGGAACAGTAACAGATTTTAGTCTTCCGGCAGCATTGAATAATCTTACTGATATGATTTATCTGAGATGGATAATGACAACAGATTCAGCAACGGACGGTAATCTCGTGCTGGCTACCGGTATCTCAAAAATAGATGACATCTTCATCAAAGCAGTACCCGACCTTTCAGCAATAAATCAGAATGTATCCGCAGAAAATCTACTTGTATATCCAAATCCCGCAACTGAGACCGTTAACATAAATAGTGTAAATCCGGTTTCAGAAATCAGGCTGTTTGATATGCACGGAATGCTCGTGTACAGCTCATTTAATGAGTTCACCAATGCCACCATCTCACTTGAAGGAAGAAGTAGCGGATTGTATTTTTTACAATTTCGAGTACGTGGAATTGACGGGGTGATTACGAAAAAACTTATTGTTGAATAA
- the moaC gene encoding cyclic pyranopterin monophosphate synthase MoaC, whose protein sequence is MAEKKFSHTDNKGKANMVDVGDKPPQKRIATASGFIMLASDTVKLIRDNEIKKGDVLTVAEIAGIQAAKQTSSLIPLCHNLLLTKVEVSCQLEKSGVRAESSVQCIGQTGVEMEALTAVSVALLTIYDMCKAVDKKMVLSEITLKSKTKTAIR, encoded by the coding sequence ATGGCAGAAAAAAAATTCTCACATACCGATAACAAAGGCAAAGCAAATATGGTGGATGTCGGCGATAAACCTCCGCAAAAAAGAATTGCCACAGCCAGCGGTTTTATTATGCTTGCATCAGATACCGTAAAGCTTATCCGCGATAATGAAATAAAAAAAGGAGATGTACTTACCGTGGCAGAAATTGCCGGAATACAGGCTGCAAAGCAAACGTCGTCGCTCATTCCACTCTGTCATAATCTGTTGCTTACGAAAGTTGAAGTAAGCTGCCAACTTGAAAAATCAGGAGTAAGAGCGGAAAGCAGCGTACAATGCATTGGACAGACCGGTGTTGAAATGGAGGCACTCACAGCGGTATCTGTGGCGCTTCTCACCATCTATGATATGTGTAAAGCCGTGGATAAAAAAATGGTACTATCAGAAATTACGCTGAAAAGTAAAACAAAAACAGCTATCAGATAA